GCCAGGGCGGAGAACCAGCGCAGGCGGGCCTCGGCGCCGGGCAGGTCCAGCCAGGGAGTCAGGAAACCGGGTTTCTGGGAACCCTGTCCGGGTGAGAGTACGGCGAGCACGTCTACGACTGTGACGGATACTGGCGGGTCGCGCTGTAACGCACGGCACCAAACCGCACTAGAAGCTTTGGAGGATCCCTACAAAAATCAACGGCGATCATCACCTGCCTGTGACGTTTTCCTGACGGCTGGGCTCAATGTCTGGGTCGGGACGGCTGCGACGGCCGGGACCACCGGGTCCAGCCGGCCGACCGTGAGCGCCACCTGGAGGGCGAACGCGTCCCGGGGCGCGAGCGGCGAGAAGCCGGTCACCTCGGCCACCCGCTTGAGCCGGTAGCGGACGGTGTTCGGGTGCACGAACAGGGCCCGGGCGGCGCTCTCCAGCGTGCCGCCGGCGGCGAAGAAGGCGTCCAACGTCTCCAGCAGTTCGCCCCCGGCGCGGAGCAGCGCCGCGTACACGTCGTGGCGCAGCCGGCGGCGGGCCTCCGCGTCGCCCGCCAGGGCCCGCTCCGGCAGCAGGTCCGCGGCGGGCACCGGGCGCGGCGCGGTGGGCCAGGCCGGCGCCGCGCGGAACCCGGCCAGCGCGGCCCGCGCCGAGTCCGTCGCCTCGTCCAGGCTGGGTACGGCCGGGCCCACCACCACCGGCCCGTCGCCGAACGCGGTCAGCAGCTTCTCCGTCGCCCCCAGCGGGTCCGCCGCCCCGCCGAGGACGATCACCAGGCGATCGCCGTGCACGCCGCCGATCACCTCGACCCCGATCCGGCGGGCCTGCCGGTAGACGGTGTGCAGTACGGCGGCCACCTCGCCGCCCGGGGACCGGCCCACCGCCACCGCCACCGGCGGCGCGTCCGTCCAGCCCAGCGCCGCCGCCCGGCTGGCCAGCACGTCCGGGGAGTCGCCGCGCAGCAGCGCGTCCACCAGCAGCGCCTGGAGCCGGGCGTCCCACGACCCGCGGCTCTCGGCGGCCCGGGCGTACACCCGGGCGGCGGCGAACGCGATCTCCCGGGAGAAGCGCAGCACCGCCTCCCGCAACAGCTGCTCCTCGCCCTTCACGGCGAGGTGCGACACCTGCTCCTCGACGACCTCGATGGTCACCTTGATCAGCGCCACGGTCTGCTGGAGGCTGATCGAGCGGGCCAGGGCCTGCGGCGCGGCCGCGAAGACCTCGTCCGACACCTCCTGGGTGCTGTCGGTGGCGCCGCCGCCCTGCCGCAGCCACTGCACCAGCGACCGGACACCGGCCTGGGCGACCAGCATGACCCAGGACCGCTGGTCGGCCGGCAGCTCCCGGAACCAGGGCAGGGCCTCGTCCATCCGGGCCACGCTGGCAGTGGCCAGCGCGCCCGCCGCCCGTTCGATCCGGCGCAGCGTCGCCGACACCTCGGTCCCGCCCGGCTCGCTCACCGTTCCAGCCTGACATGCCCTGACCAGGGACTCCACACCGAGGGGCGGTCCGGCGACCGGCCGGCGGCGCCCTGGCCCCGGGCGCGGTGCCCGCGACGCCGCCCGGACGATCTCCACGGGTACGCGGCGTCCGCCCCGTCGGGGTCGGCCAGTACGGTGTCAGGGCACGTCGGGGCGACCGCCCGACGGGCGAGGGCGAACGTGAGGAGACCGGGATGGCGCACGGGGAGGCCGAACACGGCTGCGCCCAGGGTGAGCCCTGCCGGCCGGGCCACCACGAACAGCCGGCGTCCGCGAAGCAGCCCCGCCGGACGGGCCTGACCCATTCGGCC
This sequence is a window from Micromonospora sp. NBRC 110009. Protein-coding genes within it:
- a CDS encoding PucR family transcriptional regulator translates to MESLVRACQAGTVSEPGGTEVSATLRRIERAAGALATASVARMDEALPWFRELPADQRSWVMLVAQAGVRSLVQWLRQGGGATDSTQEVSDEVFAAAPQALARSISLQQTVALIKVTIEVVEEQVSHLAVKGEEQLLREAVLRFSREIAFAAARVYARAAESRGSWDARLQALLVDALLRGDSPDVLASRAAALGWTDAPPVAVAVGRSPGGEVAAVLHTVYRQARRIGVEVIGGVHGDRLVIVLGGAADPLGATEKLLTAFGDGPVVVGPAVPSLDEATDSARAALAGFRAAPAWPTAPRPVPAADLLPERALAGDAEARRRLRHDVYAALLRAGGELLETLDAFFAAGGTLESAARALFVHPNTVRYRLKRVAEVTGFSPLAPRDAFALQVALTVGRLDPVVPAVAAVPTQTLSPAVRKTSQAGDDRR